Proteins from a genomic interval of Tenacibaculum sp. SZ-18:
- a CDS encoding RagB/SusD family nutrient uptake outer membrane protein: MKKYYNKIFTVVFTFIGLTFISSCTDDLNITPEDDQTVLSEELFKDEGAYKEVLAGVYANFSLTGVDGAGSSNIQGLDAGTSQYGRTLMYLQTLAADQMIWSYENDPGVREIQRNIWTAANPLLYGMFGRASVSVALANNFLRETTDAKLDARNVSAAVRSDIITYRAEARLIRALAYYHLMDLFGKAGLVTENDPVTNFNSPQAERAQLFEFIETELKAIEGDLLDPMANEYGRADKGVAWMILAKLYLNAEVYTGIDRFTDCVDYCNRIIAGGYSLAPNYLDLFKADNNVSAATNEIIFPIISDGLTTQNFGPTTVMVNGAVGSLEKNGVSLGVGEGGWGGAIRVRKQFADLFNGGAFLTDTRNTLITQDRSDIITDISDRDEGFIIAKYSNVGSTGTPGVDQTFVDTDFPLFRLGDVYLMYAEAVLKGGSGGTIGQALTYVNALRTRANNPQQITVTELTEEFILDERSRELHWEAHRRQDLIRFNKFTGGNYNWAWKGNASNGIAIPSHFNVYPIPANSLASNPNLTPNPGY; encoded by the coding sequence ATGAAAAAATATTATAACAAAATTTTTACGGTAGTATTTACCTTCATTGGATTAACATTTATTTCTTCTTGTACTGATGATTTAAATATTACTCCTGAAGATGATCAAACAGTTTTAAGTGAAGAATTATTTAAGGACGAAGGTGCTTATAAAGAAGTATTAGCTGGTGTTTATGCTAACTTCTCATTAACTGGTGTTGATGGAGCTGGAAGTTCTAATATTCAGGGATTAGATGCAGGTACTAGTCAGTATGGACGAACTTTGATGTATCTTCAAACCTTAGCTGCAGACCAAATGATTTGGTCTTACGAAAACGATCCAGGTGTACGCGAAATCCAAAGAAATATTTGGACTGCTGCAAACCCTTTATTATATGGTATGTTTGGTAGAGCAAGTGTATCAGTTGCATTAGCAAACAATTTCTTAAGAGAAACAACCGATGCCAAGTTAGATGCTCGTAATGTTTCTGCTGCTGTAAGGAGTGATATTATTACTTACAGAGCAGAAGCACGATTAATCAGAGCTTTAGCATATTATCATTTAATGGATTTATTTGGAAAAGCAGGTTTAGTAACTGAAAACGACCCTGTGACTAATTTCAATTCTCCACAAGCTGAAAGAGCGCAATTATTTGAATTCATTGAAACTGAATTAAAAGCTATAGAGGGAGATTTATTAGATCCTATGGCTAACGAATACGGTAGAGCTGATAAAGGTGTTGCTTGGATGATTTTAGCGAAATTATATTTAAACGCTGAAGTGTATACAGGAATAGATAGATTTACTGATTGTGTAGACTATTGTAATAGAATTATCGCAGGAGGATATTCTTTAGCTCCAAACTATTTAGATTTATTTAAAGCAGACAATAATGTAAGTGCAGCTACAAATGAAATCATTTTCCCAATTATTTCTGATGGACTAACTACACAGAACTTTGGTCCCACTACTGTTATGGTTAATGGAGCAGTAGGTAGCTTGGAGAAAAACGGAGTTTCTCTTGGTGTTGGTGAAGGTGGTTGGGGAGGTGCCATACGTGTAAGAAAGCAATTTGCTGACTTATTTAACGGAGGAGCTTTTTTAACTGATACAAGAAACACTTTAATCACTCAAGACAGAAGTGATATTATTACTGACATTTCCGATAGAGACGAAGGATTTATTATTGCAAAATATTCGAATGTTGGATCAACCGGAACTCCAGGTGTAGATCAAACTTTTGTTGATACTGATTTCCCTTTATTTAGATTAGGAGATGTTTATTTAATGTACGCTGAAGCTGTATTAAAAGGTGGTTCTGGAGGAACAATAGGACAAGCTTTAACTTATGTAAATGCATTAAGAACAAGAGCGAATAACCCACAACAAATAACAGTTACTGAATTAACTGAGGAATTTATCTTAGATGAAAGATCAAGAGAATTACATTGGGAAGCTCATAGAAGACAAGATTTAATTCGTTTTAACAAGTTTACAGGTGGTAATTATAATTGGGCTTGGAAAGGAAATGCAAGTAACGGAATTGCAATTCCATCACATTTTAATGTATATCCTATTCCAGCGAATAGTTTGGCTTCAAATCCAAACTTAACACCTAACCCTGGGTATTAA